The following coding sequences lie in one Halomonas sp. 'Soap Lake #6' genomic window:
- a CDS encoding toxin-activating lysine-acyltransferase, whose amino-acid sequence MVNIDYYASVGYALELLALSEYHRQFELGDYFCTEILPPLYCNQVRFYVTSEGLPTGMVTWAWLSEEIERDVHATGRALEQGEWSGGDRLFFNDWVTPYGNIREVLHDMTHHHFPNEVATSLRRRHDGSVRSINRWTGVNLRRKQKGISVFSPQR is encoded by the coding sequence ATGGTGAACATTGATTACTACGCCAGCGTTGGTTATGCGCTCGAGTTACTGGCTTTGTCTGAATACCATAGACAGTTTGAACTTGGCGATTATTTCTGCACAGAAATTCTGCCTCCACTTTACTGCAATCAAGTGCGTTTTTATGTGACGTCAGAGGGTTTGCCAACAGGCATGGTGACCTGGGCTTGGCTTTCGGAGGAAATTGAGCGGGATGTGCATGCCACTGGGCGTGCGCTAGAGCAGGGTGAGTGGAGCGGTGGTGATCGATTGTTTTTTAACGACTGGGTAACGCCTTACGGCAATATAAGAGAAGTGCTCCACGACATGACGCATCATCATTTTCCCAACGAAGTCGCCACTAGCTTGCGCCGCCGCCACGATGGTTCGGTGCGTAGCATTAACCGATGGACGGGGGTGAATTTGCGTCGTAAGCAAAAAGGGATATCAGTGTTTTCCCCGCAGCGGTAG
- a CDS encoding peptidase domain-containing ABC transporter gives MDRTNDKSGEIALSWFGKTLWKFTPLYIELIFLAICLRLIGLVEPFIFQVIIDRILPFQREASLLVVAAIFVAVSLFQLGFEVLSDLLGLLVANRVTRELGARIFAHQFKLPFSHFRKWSVGESMARISETDTIRAFLVGTTTGVFLDLVFVFIYIAVLLALSVPLSMIILAALPIQFLIYFGFGPFLRRRLRTEFDAGAQHQNQMVESISGIASIKALSAEKKVLERLDKTLHASLNASYRVGLLQIWSSKLLFIIQQAITISVIYFGAQFVFAGEMTLGQLIAFHLLAGKVTAPIERFSGLWEEWQNVRVSRQRLGDIVNSPMEPFSSLPRMPTNIEARLEFCNVEFHYSPSSTVLRHFDFCAEPNTLTLVVGPSGIGKSTFGRLASGIDAPDGGEILLGGENIAQYEPHDVRTQIAYVPQESYLFAGTVRDNLIFGDEYASDEEIKRALRISAADKLVAQLPQGLDTEVGERGSALSGGQRQRIAIARSVVRRPRVIILDEPTSALDGQSQRQMAAELHKLKHETTLIVITHNPNIFEAPDQIVDFEALS, from the coding sequence ATGGATCGTACGAATGACAAGTCCGGTGAGATTGCTCTCTCCTGGTTCGGTAAGACGCTGTGGAAGTTTACGCCGCTGTATATCGAGCTGATTTTCTTGGCAATCTGTTTACGTCTGATAGGTCTGGTTGAGCCTTTCATCTTCCAGGTTATCATCGACCGTATCCTACCTTTTCAGCGGGAAGCATCCTTGCTTGTGGTTGCCGCTATATTTGTGGCTGTCAGTCTTTTTCAGCTCGGGTTCGAGGTGCTGTCCGACCTGTTGGGGTTATTAGTTGCTAATCGAGTCACACGCGAACTGGGTGCACGGATATTTGCTCATCAGTTCAAGCTGCCGTTCAGTCATTTTCGCAAATGGTCGGTGGGAGAGAGCATGGCCCGCATTAGCGAGACCGATACAATTCGTGCATTTCTGGTAGGGACGACAACCGGGGTATTTCTTGATCTGGTATTTGTATTCATCTATATCGCGGTGCTTTTAGCATTATCGGTACCGCTGTCTATGATTATTCTCGCTGCCCTTCCAATTCAGTTTCTGATCTATTTCGGTTTTGGCCCCTTTTTGCGCCGTCGCCTCCGGACAGAGTTTGATGCCGGCGCACAGCATCAGAATCAGATGGTTGAAAGTATTTCTGGTATTGCTTCTATCAAGGCACTGAGTGCTGAGAAGAAGGTGCTGGAGCGGCTGGATAAAACGCTGCATGCCAGCCTGAATGCGTCCTATCGTGTAGGGCTTTTGCAAATCTGGAGCAGTAAGCTGCTTTTTATTATCCAGCAAGCGATCACCATTAGCGTTATCTATTTTGGCGCACAGTTTGTTTTTGCCGGTGAAATGACACTTGGGCAGTTGATTGCCTTCCACCTTTTGGCCGGTAAGGTGACCGCACCTATCGAGCGCTTTTCAGGCTTATGGGAGGAGTGGCAAAACGTGCGTGTCTCGCGTCAACGTTTAGGCGATATTGTGAACTCGCCAATGGAGCCTTTTAGCTCGTTACCCCGAATGCCAACCAATATTGAAGCACGTCTAGAGTTTTGTAACGTTGAATTTCATTACTCTCCTTCGAGTACTGTTCTGCGCCACTTTGATTTTTGTGCTGAGCCTAATACCTTGACCTTGGTTGTGGGCCCTTCTGGGATTGGAAAATCCACCTTTGGACGGCTCGCCTCTGGGATTGATGCACCAGACGGTGGTGAAATACTGTTGGGTGGAGAAAATATTGCTCAGTATGAGCCACATGACGTCAGAACGCAGATTGCCTACGTTCCCCAAGAGTCGTACCTGTTTGCAGGTACCGTACGAGATAACCTCATTTTTGGAGATGAATATGCTTCGGATGAGGAGATAAAGCGAGCATTGCGGATTTCAGCGGCAGATAAGTTGGTAGCGCAGTTGCCCCAAGGCCTTGACACCGAAGTTGGTGAGCGTGGTTCAGCGCTTTCAGGTGGGCAGAGGCAACGGATTGCGATAGCTCGATCTGTGGTTCGTAGACCCAGGGTTATTATTCTTGATGAGCCGACGAGCGCTCTCGACGGACAGTCTCAGCGTCAGATGGCAGCGGAGCTTCATAAGCTAAAGCACGAAACAACGCTGATTGTCATAACGCACAACCCGAATATCTTCGAAGCCCCTGACCAGATTGTTGATTTTGAGGCGCTATCGTGA
- a CDS encoding HlyD family type I secretion periplasmic adaptor subunit yields MTHYPDPMHIRSPTLHGTIFFTVSVFAIILFMSFVLKIEVVAKGQGRVLPISRVQVVQPEFSGRITAIHIKNGDSVEKGSALIEFDPTEALAELGTIRAEQDRLRIEMARIDAMVGALDMDPATPGFTDQSLAGFSLPRDLAEHVFAKEQYKLLLAEMNDLLASLEQIDAREEINRRAEAVTNANIARVNAILEIQSERLQAIEQLVQRGATSQSDFLDVQEGFTRLESERGVYQSELTQKTAERMGLESERRRIKTDLRSSLLDRRAQIDSRLAALFEKKRAAKRRVEAATLEAPTSGVIDQLKVFTLGGIAEAGAELLRVVPTDVQVEVEGIFSNQDIGFMKVGQQANIRLSAYPSERFGFIQGVVADIAADSSEVKEGQWHYVVRIQPEKNYLEVGTEHFYLRPGMTATIDAITDSRRIISYFFAPIVEAIQNSLGER; encoded by the coding sequence GTGACTCATTACCCTGACCCAATGCATATCCGGTCACCGACATTGCACGGGACAATTTTCTTTACGGTTTCGGTATTCGCCATCATTTTGTTTATGTCGTTTGTACTAAAAATTGAGGTTGTGGCAAAGGGACAAGGGCGCGTTCTCCCTATTAGCCGCGTTCAGGTTGTTCAGCCTGAATTCTCGGGCCGCATTACTGCTATTCATATTAAAAATGGAGACTCAGTTGAGAAAGGGAGTGCGCTAATAGAGTTTGATCCCACAGAGGCTTTGGCAGAGTTGGGAACCATTCGGGCGGAGCAGGATAGGCTGCGCATCGAGATGGCACGAATTGACGCCATGGTAGGTGCGCTTGATATGGATCCAGCTACACCTGGCTTTACCGATCAGTCGCTTGCTGGATTCAGTCTTCCTAGAGACTTGGCTGAACATGTTTTTGCGAAAGAGCAATATAAACTGTTGTTGGCTGAAATGAATGATCTCTTGGCATCACTAGAACAGATCGATGCGCGTGAAGAAATAAATCGCCGTGCTGAAGCTGTCACCAATGCCAATATTGCCCGAGTGAATGCAATCCTCGAAATTCAATCAGAGCGGTTGCAGGCCATTGAGCAATTAGTGCAACGAGGAGCAACCAGCCAATCCGATTTCCTTGATGTTCAGGAAGGTTTTACCAGGCTCGAAAGTGAGCGTGGTGTCTACCAGAGTGAATTGACGCAAAAAACAGCTGAGCGTATGGGGCTTGAAAGCGAGCGCCGCCGCATCAAAACTGACCTTCGTAGCTCCTTGCTCGATAGGAGAGCACAGATTGATTCTCGTCTTGCCGCTTTGTTTGAAAAGAAACGTGCTGCAAAGCGTCGAGTTGAAGCCGCAACGCTTGAAGCTCCGACTTCTGGGGTTATTGATCAACTGAAGGTTTTTACTTTAGGTGGTATTGCCGAGGCTGGGGCTGAGCTGCTTCGCGTTGTGCCAACCGATGTTCAGGTAGAAGTTGAAGGAATATTTTCTAATCAGGACATCGGCTTCATGAAAGTTGGGCAGCAAGCTAATATTCGGCTTTCAGCTTACCCTTCCGAAAGGTTCGGCTTTATACAAGGTGTTGTTGCTGATATTGCGGCAGACTCATCCGAGGTCAAAGAGGGACAGTGGCATTATGTTGTCAGAATTCAGCCTGAAAAAAACTATCTTGAGGTAGGGACGGAGCACTTCTATTTGCGTCCTGGTATGACAGCGACAATTGACGCAATAACCGATAGTAGAAGAATAATTAGTTACTTCTTTGCCCCCATAGTAGAGGCGATACAGAACTCACTAGGAGAGCGGTAG
- a CDS encoding acyl-[ACP]--phospholipid O-acyltransferase: MQPLLRTAGIWPYLIAIFLNAFVDLGHKIVIQNTIFKSYDGGAQVVLTALVNGLILLPFILLFSPAGHVADSYPKVRILRISAWAAVAVSLGITAAYYQGWFWLAFAMTLLLAIQSAFYSPAKYGLVKGLFGKPHLAEANGLVQAITIGAILAGTVAFTALFETWVSPEAQTPAQLLRQIAPLGWLLVLNSAIQVVTLYRLSLDNTTRPDTPLTWQRYIKGTALKDNLRIIARQPVIRLSIIGLATFWSVGQVLLAAFPSYAKDALSIDNTLVLQGILAASGIGIAIGSLLAAKLSRNRIETGLIPLGAVGVAVGLWCLPLFNTPTSQALNFVFIGTMGGLFIVPLNALIQFHAADHELGTVLAANNWIQNIAMLGFLILTALFALAGVDSLYLLLLVASVAMVGGGYTIFKLPQSLVRFLLSFLLTRRYRVDVHGLENLPSQGGVLLLGNHISWIDWAMVQIASPRPVRFVMLKNIYQRWYLRWFFKALGCIPIERGAAAENALSAVAELLNNGEVVCLFPEGAISHNGQLGELRRGYERACKMANPEVCIVPFYLRGLWGSQFSRSSSKLKELRNAPLHRSVVVAFGKPLPKDTPADVLKQRIFEQATNSWQHAVDELPTLPEAWIRSVKRNPSQRALADTLSRPLNAGQALTTSLLLAKRIHKLNPGQNVGLLLPASTTGALTNMAALLAGKTVVNINYTANQATLASVLSQAGITTLFTSRHFVEELAKREQNVSQLLEHTQVVYLEDLQAAISRAEHLSTWLAVRLLPRRLLQYLYCRSKDADATAAIVFSSGHDDQPKGVMLSHRNLMANIKQTSDVLNTQNDDVVIGSLPLFHAFGLTVTQLLPLIEGLPLACHTDPTDAPGIASTVAKYKATIMFGTPSFLQLLNRSQKVHPLMLESLRAVVIGAETLDERICNDFTLKFHKPIYIGYGATETAPVASVNLPDALGRHNQQIQQGSKAGTVGMPLPGTSFKIVDPESIEELPTGEAGMILISGPQVMLGYLNAPQRTATAIKEIDGHRWFVTGDKGFIDEDGFLTLV, from the coding sequence ATGCAACCATTGCTGCGTACTGCGGGCATTTGGCCCTACTTGATTGCCATTTTTCTGAATGCCTTTGTGGATTTAGGACATAAAATCGTCATTCAAAATACGATTTTTAAAAGCTATGACGGTGGAGCGCAGGTGGTACTCACCGCGCTGGTCAATGGGCTTATTCTGCTACCCTTTATTTTACTGTTCAGCCCGGCAGGTCATGTAGCCGATAGCTACCCTAAGGTACGTATTTTACGCATTTCCGCCTGGGCCGCTGTGGCGGTTTCACTGGGAATCACCGCCGCCTATTACCAGGGCTGGTTTTGGTTGGCGTTTGCCATGACACTCTTACTGGCGATTCAATCGGCGTTCTACTCGCCGGCCAAGTATGGTTTGGTCAAAGGACTGTTTGGAAAACCGCACTTGGCGGAAGCTAATGGGCTGGTCCAGGCCATTACCATTGGCGCCATTCTGGCGGGTACTGTGGCCTTTACTGCCCTGTTTGAAACGTGGGTGTCGCCTGAAGCTCAAACACCAGCGCAATTGCTACGCCAAATAGCGCCTTTGGGTTGGCTATTAGTGCTAAATAGCGCCATTCAGGTAGTGACGCTTTACCGCCTGTCGCTGGACAACACTACTCGGCCAGATACACCGCTGACCTGGCAGCGCTACATTAAGGGCACTGCCCTGAAAGATAACCTGCGAATTATCGCTCGCCAGCCAGTAATCAGGCTCTCAATCATAGGTCTTGCGACCTTCTGGTCAGTAGGCCAGGTTCTATTGGCGGCCTTCCCCTCCTACGCCAAAGACGCCCTTAGTATTGATAATACCCTGGTACTACAAGGCATTCTTGCCGCCAGCGGCATTGGTATTGCAATTGGCTCTCTGCTAGCCGCCAAACTTTCCCGCAACCGGATTGAAACCGGCCTGATTCCATTGGGCGCCGTTGGCGTTGCGGTAGGCCTATGGTGCCTGCCGTTGTTTAACACGCCCACCAGCCAGGCGCTGAACTTTGTGTTTATCGGCACGATGGGGGGATTGTTCATTGTACCGCTCAACGCGTTGATTCAGTTTCATGCAGCGGATCATGAACTAGGCACTGTGCTAGCGGCCAATAACTGGATTCAGAACATCGCCATGCTCGGCTTCTTAATACTTACAGCGCTGTTCGCCCTTGCCGGTGTAGATAGCCTCTACCTACTACTGTTGGTTGCCAGTGTGGCCATGGTGGGTGGTGGCTACACTATTTTCAAGCTTCCCCAAAGCCTGGTGCGCTTTCTACTCTCTTTCCTGCTTACCCGCCGTTACCGTGTTGATGTGCATGGGCTGGAAAACCTACCTTCCCAAGGCGGTGTACTCCTGTTAGGCAATCATATTAGCTGGATAGACTGGGCGATGGTGCAAATCGCCAGCCCCCGCCCAGTGCGCTTTGTGATGCTGAAAAATATTTATCAGCGTTGGTACTTACGTTGGTTTTTTAAAGCGCTGGGCTGCATTCCTATTGAGCGCGGTGCGGCTGCTGAAAATGCCTTGTCTGCCGTTGCTGAACTGCTTAATAACGGCGAAGTGGTGTGCCTGTTTCCAGAGGGAGCCATTAGCCACAACGGTCAGCTAGGCGAGCTGCGCCGTGGCTATGAGCGGGCCTGTAAGATGGCAAACCCTGAGGTCTGTATTGTCCCGTTCTACTTACGTGGACTATGGGGCAGCCAGTTCTCCCGATCATCAAGCAAGCTTAAAGAGCTGCGTAACGCGCCGCTACATCGCTCAGTGGTGGTGGCGTTTGGCAAGCCTCTGCCTAAAGATACCCCTGCTGATGTGCTCAAGCAGCGCATTTTCGAGCAAGCCACTAACTCTTGGCAGCATGCTGTCGATGAATTACCTACGCTCCCTGAGGCCTGGATACGCAGCGTTAAACGCAACCCCAGCCAACGCGCACTCGCCGACACACTTAGCCGCCCGCTCAATGCAGGCCAAGCGCTGACCACCAGCCTGCTGCTCGCAAAGCGGATTCACAAATTGAACCCAGGGCAGAATGTTGGCCTGCTACTGCCTGCCAGCACCACTGGCGCACTTACCAATATGGCAGCGCTTTTGGCTGGTAAAACGGTAGTTAATATCAATTACACTGCCAACCAAGCCACACTTGCTTCAGTACTCTCCCAAGCAGGTATCACTACGCTGTTCACCTCGCGCCACTTTGTCGAAGAGTTAGCGAAACGCGAGCAGAATGTTAGCCAACTACTGGAGCATACCCAGGTGGTTTACCTGGAAGACCTGCAAGCCGCTATTAGCCGTGCTGAGCATCTCAGCACCTGGCTTGCCGTTCGCCTGCTGCCTAGGAGGCTCCTTCAGTATCTTTATTGCCGAAGTAAAGATGCCGACGCTACCGCCGCCATTGTGTTTTCAAGCGGCCATGATGACCAACCAAAAGGCGTTATGTTGAGCCACCGTAATCTGATGGCCAATATCAAACAGACATCCGATGTGCTCAACACCCAGAATGACGATGTAGTAATAGGTTCGCTGCCGCTGTTTCACGCTTTTGGGCTTACGGTCACCCAGCTATTACCGCTGATCGAAGGCCTACCGTTAGCCTGCCATACAGACCCTACCGATGCCCCCGGCATTGCCAGTACCGTTGCCAAGTATAAAGCGACGATTATGTTTGGTACGCCGAGCTTTCTACAGTTATTGAACCGCAGCCAGAAGGTGCACCCACTAATGCTGGAAAGCCTACGTGCAGTAGTTATCGGTGCCGAAACGCTGGATGAGCGTATATGCAATGACTTCACACTAAAATTCCATAAACCTATATACATAGGCTATGGTGCAACCGAAACCGCACCGGTGGCCTCGGTCAACCTGCCGGATGCACTAGGCCGACACAACCAGCAGATTCAGCAGGGTAGCAAAGCGGGCACCGTTGGCATGCCACTGCCCGGTACTAGCTTTAAAATTGTCGACCCTGAGAGCATTGAAGAACTACCAACCGGAGAAGCGGGCATGATATTGATCAGTGGCCCTCAAGTGATGTTGGGTTACCTCAACGCACCCCAGCGCACCGCTACCGCCATCAAGGAAATCGACGGCCACCGCTGGTTTGTCACAGGAGACAAAGGGTTTATCGATGAAGATGGTTTTTTGACACTGGTTTGA
- a CDS encoding M16 family metallopeptidase, with the protein MIRLILLTVLIASLAACSAEEANESTFSVSKEASPGGIDYTLIHMPGNNDVAVHVAWPTDWAYREDTNKAAALVGTELILTGGAQGYSAGEVGERLADLNAEGRLYGAASDHIIGELVFERDDINEVVEIANAHLGAPLLDQAWLNRINDGVGQIVTEERSQPAAAGFEAVRWAVFGEQPLRNALSLHDLNALDALTRDDIVAWHAETFTRSPEAVTVAGAIDAEAAGAALDALFEGLPEQTREVQQNVSVDFTPRRILLHMPEAEVSTLVFVASLPPTRKGSEFEDVILAHALGGDDQSILFEAVRNQLRASYAFGAGMDNYTREYRVLIMAGEIDTSKVAEAERVVGEAYTRFQKTGPEGDLADRKAPLERYLAEVTDFVVEQASNELQSALDGYEPGHTRQMTNQLEEITASSLNERLGTVFPNEEEFIVIAVSPEADALPAACVIAVPREAADC; encoded by the coding sequence ATGATTCGACTCATACTGCTTACCGTACTGATTGCCAGCTTGGCTGCTTGTTCTGCAGAAGAGGCCAATGAAAGTACGTTTTCCGTCAGTAAAGAGGCCAGCCCAGGGGGCATAGACTATACCTTGATTCATATGCCCGGTAATAATGATGTCGCTGTTCATGTGGCCTGGCCAACTGACTGGGCTTATCGTGAGGATACCAATAAGGCGGCAGCGCTGGTGGGAACCGAATTGATACTTACCGGTGGTGCTCAGGGGTACTCGGCAGGTGAGGTAGGTGAGCGACTGGCCGATCTGAATGCGGAAGGTAGACTCTATGGGGCGGCGAGTGATCACATCATAGGGGAGCTGGTCTTTGAGCGAGATGACATCAACGAGGTGGTCGAGATTGCTAATGCTCACTTGGGGGCCCCCTTATTGGATCAAGCATGGCTGAACCGAATAAACGATGGAGTTGGGCAGATCGTGACTGAAGAACGTTCACAGCCTGCTGCCGCCGGATTTGAAGCCGTTCGTTGGGCGGTGTTTGGCGAGCAACCCTTACGTAATGCGTTATCTCTGCATGATCTGAATGCACTGGATGCACTCACCCGAGATGACATCGTCGCCTGGCATGCCGAAACGTTTACGCGTTCACCTGAAGCGGTCACAGTGGCAGGTGCAATAGACGCCGAAGCAGCTGGGGCTGCGCTAGATGCGCTTTTCGAAGGGCTACCGGAACAAACGAGGGAAGTGCAACAAAACGTTTCAGTAGACTTTACACCACGCCGAATTTTACTTCATATGCCTGAAGCTGAAGTGTCAACGTTGGTATTTGTTGCGTCGCTACCACCGACCCGAAAGGGAAGTGAGTTTGAAGATGTGATCTTGGCTCATGCATTGGGGGGCGATGACCAGAGTATCCTGTTTGAGGCGGTGCGTAACCAGCTTCGTGCAAGCTATGCATTTGGCGCGGGTATGGATAATTACACTCGGGAGTATCGGGTTCTCATCATGGCTGGAGAGATTGACACAAGCAAGGTAGCTGAAGCTGAGCGTGTGGTTGGTGAGGCGTACACAAGGTTCCAGAAAACGGGGCCAGAGGGGGATCTTGCCGACCGTAAAGCCCCGCTGGAACGCTATCTTGCTGAGGTGACAGACTTTGTGGTGGAGCAGGCGAGCAATGAGTTACAAAGCGCATTAGATGGATATGAGCCGGGGCATACGCGGCAAATGACGAATCAGTTGGAGGAGATAACAGCGTCGTCGTTGAATGAGCGCTTGGGTACAGTCTTCCCCAACGAGGAGGAGTTTATCGTTATCGCCGTTTCGCCAGAAGCTGATGCTTTGCCAGCAGCTTGTGTGATCGCAGTCCCACGTGAAGCCGCTGACTGCTGA
- a CDS encoding M16 family metallopeptidase: MTRNSFGFPPLPNWRLGLVAIIALPLFVWLFNTLFESQENRVYIQSTDAREVQVHVIFGHGNPAFGLAHYVEHLAWLNAVSARQRSADRHSNAWTNPYAAGYWLSGKPDELDEILQTLSGLFDPLDVAGEFAGEERDIILREYESHMADKPDAQAAEAMNAFLYAGNAIASSVLGTPDDIRGLTYDDARGLHTATHHPENATLVVIGDVTKREVSRAMKEANWPERKSVKTEIQLSPFELAEPAETLLRYPETKASSRVILHRVVALSEPVPFDLLEAHTSLLGDILNTNLTGGLAGPLRFDSAIARVFDAQIWPLDEYHIELSFSARPDRDVSLTAMQAAFEETLADISDTGIPDETYQRVLSRFEHFWPDWGDDDETARWMANYTLDRVSALRKPLPLADVKRLKQELSHQTINTLLNTIAGEGRTAAVFIGPKERF; encoded by the coding sequence ATGACCCGAAATTCTTTTGGGTTTCCACCTCTTCCTAATTGGCGATTAGGATTAGTCGCAATTATTGCCCTGCCCCTGTTTGTTTGGCTTTTCAATACTCTTTTCGAGAGTCAGGAAAACCGTGTCTATATCCAAAGTACGGATGCACGGGAAGTTCAGGTTCATGTCATTTTCGGGCACGGAAACCCAGCTTTCGGATTAGCGCATTATGTGGAGCATCTTGCCTGGTTAAACGCGGTGAGTGCCAGACAGCGCAGCGCTGACCGGCACTCTAATGCCTGGACGAACCCCTATGCCGCTGGGTATTGGCTGTCCGGTAAGCCCGATGAGCTGGACGAGATTTTGCAAACCCTTTCAGGTCTTTTTGATCCTCTCGACGTTGCTGGGGAGTTTGCTGGCGAAGAGCGGGATATCATTTTGCGCGAATATGAATCACACATGGCCGATAAACCGGACGCGCAAGCGGCTGAGGCAATGAATGCGTTTCTCTATGCTGGAAACGCCATTGCATCCTCGGTGCTGGGCACGCCAGATGACATCCGTGGACTCACCTACGATGACGCTCGCGGTTTACATACGGCTACCCATCATCCAGAAAATGCCACTCTGGTGGTGATTGGCGATGTCACTAAGCGAGAAGTGAGCCGTGCGATGAAGGAAGCCAATTGGCCTGAGAGAAAAAGCGTTAAAACTGAGATCCAGCTTTCACCGTTTGAATTGGCTGAGCCTGCCGAGACCTTGCTACGTTACCCAGAGACGAAAGCCTCTTCACGGGTAATCTTGCACAGAGTGGTCGCGCTATCTGAGCCTGTACCCTTTGACCTGCTGGAAGCACATACGTCGCTGCTTGGGGATATTCTTAATACCAACCTAACCGGTGGTTTGGCAGGTCCGTTGCGCTTTGATTCTGCCATTGCACGCGTTTTTGATGCGCAGATATGGCCACTCGACGAATACCATATTGAACTCAGTTTTAGCGCCAGACCCGACCGTGACGTATCACTGACCGCTATGCAGGCTGCTTTCGAGGAAACGCTGGCTGATATTTCTGATACCGGTATTCCTGACGAGACCTATCAACGTGTTTTAAGCCGCTTTGAGCACTTTTGGCCCGATTGGGGTGACGACGACGAAACGGCGCGCTGGATGGCGAATTATACCCTTGACCGAGTCTCTGCGCTGCGTAAACCCTTGCCACTAGCTGATGTAAAGCGCCTTAAGCAGGAGCTCTCGCATCAAACGATCAATACCCTGTTAAATACAATAGCCGGGGAAGGACGAACTGCCGCTGTTTTTATCGGCCCCAAGGAGAGGTTTTAA
- a CDS encoding helix-turn-helix domain-containing protein, translated as MTQTSALIDTLKRQLRAQGKTYADVAIWLELSEASVKRLFAEQHITLERLERICDQLNLEFSELVQAMQEEGHRLQELTQAQEQSIVDDRELFLVAVCVINGYSFDEMHHQYQLSEAQCIRQLLALERLKLIDLLPGNRIRRRVAANFRWRPGGPIQRFFQQYIATEFFHSRFDSESEKLVVLNGLLSHGGNAEWQQTMQRLANEFHALCERESGLPMHQRFGTTAVLAVRQWQYALFQGYKREN; from the coding sequence ATGACTCAGACAAGCGCATTAATTGATACTTTAAAACGCCAGCTGCGTGCTCAGGGTAAAACCTATGCCGATGTCGCGATATGGCTTGAGCTAAGCGAGGCCTCGGTAAAGCGGTTGTTTGCTGAACAACACATTACCTTAGAGCGGCTAGAACGTATTTGCGACCAACTTAACCTGGAATTTTCCGAACTTGTGCAAGCGATGCAAGAGGAAGGGCATCGCTTACAGGAGCTAACCCAGGCACAAGAGCAAAGTATTGTTGATGATCGCGAACTATTTTTAGTCGCAGTGTGTGTCATCAACGGTTACAGCTTTGATGAAATGCATCATCAGTACCAGCTCAGCGAAGCACAATGCATTCGGCAGTTATTAGCGCTGGAACGACTAAAGCTGATTGACCTATTGCCTGGCAATCGAATCCGGCGACGTGTGGCCGCGAATTTTCGCTGGCGGCCAGGCGGCCCTATCCAGCGTTTTTTCCAGCAATATATCGCCACGGAATTTTTCCACTCCCGTTTTGATAGTGAGAGTGAAAAGCTGGTGGTACTGAACGGCTTGCTTTCTCATGGGGGTAATGCAGAGTGGCAGCAGACCATGCAGCGCCTGGCAAACGAGTTTCATGCGCTATGTGAACGAGAAAGCGGACTGCCCATGCATCAGCGCTTCGGAACAACTGCGGTATTGGCGGTACGCCAGTGGCAATATGCGCTGTTTCAGGGGTATAAGCGAGAGAACTAG